A part of Melittangium boletus DSM 14713 genomic DNA contains:
- a CDS encoding phosphoglycerate kinase: MTIRYIDDMQLTGKRVFIRVDFNVPLEGRRITDDTRIREALPTIQKALELGGKVILASHLGRPKGPEPKLSLEPAASRLSELLGGKHEVILADDCVGDGVRKLVKDQKEGQVLMLENLRFHKEEEANDEAFARELASFADVYINDAFGTAHRAHASTAGMVPYVKEKGAGLLMRKELEYLGGAMKNPAKPFVAILGGSKVSDKIKVIESLLPKVDALLVGGAMAYTFLKAQGLEVGKSRVEEDKLPMAQRLMEAAQRLKTSLVLPIDHICSTELGDKGPLREVPDRAIPADLIGLDIGPKTRAMYAEHIRDAKTVIWNGPMGMFEVPRYAAGTRSVAEAMVANKNAVTIVGGGDSAAAVNDMGLGSKLSHVSTGGGASLEFLEGRELPGVKALETK; this comes from the coding sequence ATGACGATCCGCTACATCGACGACATGCAGCTCACCGGCAAGCGCGTCTTCATCCGGGTGGACTTCAACGTTCCCCTGGAAGGCAGGCGCATCACCGACGACACCCGCATCCGCGAGGCGCTGCCGACCATCCAGAAGGCGCTGGAGCTGGGCGGGAAGGTGATCCTGGCCTCCCACCTCGGACGCCCCAAGGGCCCCGAGCCCAAGCTGTCCCTTGAGCCGGCGGCCTCGCGCCTGTCCGAGCTGCTCGGCGGCAAGCACGAGGTCATCCTCGCGGATGACTGCGTGGGCGACGGCGTGCGCAAGCTGGTGAAGGATCAGAAGGAAGGGCAGGTGCTGATGCTGGAGAACCTGCGCTTCCACAAGGAGGAGGAGGCCAACGACGAGGCCTTCGCGCGCGAGCTGGCCTCCTTCGCCGACGTCTACATCAACGACGCCTTCGGCACCGCGCACCGCGCCCACGCCTCCACGGCGGGCATGGTGCCCTATGTGAAGGAGAAGGGCGCCGGCCTGCTCATGCGCAAGGAGCTGGAGTACCTGGGCGGGGCCATGAAGAACCCGGCCAAGCCCTTCGTGGCCATCCTGGGTGGCTCCAAGGTGAGCGACAAGATCAAGGTCATCGAGAGCCTGCTGCCCAAGGTGGACGCGCTGCTGGTGGGTGGCGCCATGGCGTACACCTTCCTCAAGGCGCAGGGCCTCGAGGTGGGCAAGAGCCGCGTCGAGGAGGACAAGCTCCCCATGGCGCAGCGCCTGATGGAGGCCGCCCAGCGGCTCAAGACGTCGCTCGTGCTGCCCATCGATCACATCTGCAGCACGGAGCTGGGCGACAAGGGCCCCCTGCGCGAGGTTCCTGATCGGGCCATCCCCGCGGACCTGATCGGCCTGGACATCGGTCCGAAGACGCGCGCCATGTACGCCGAGCACATCCGCGACGCCAAGACGGTCATCTGGAACGGCCCCATGGGCATGTTCGAGGTGCCGCGCTACGCGGCGGGCACGCGCTCGGTGGCCGAGGCCATGGTGGCCAACAAGAACGCGGTGACGATCGTGGGCGGTGGAGACAGCGCCGCGGCCGTCAACGACATGGGCCTGGGCAGCAAGCTCAGCCACGTGTCCACCGGCGGCGGTGCCTCGCTGGAGTTCCTCGAGGGCCGTGAGCTGCCGGGCGTGAAGGCGCTCGAGACCAAGTAG
- the gap gene encoding type I glyceraldehyde-3-phosphate dehydrogenase: MATKIAINGFGRIGRCVLRAALSRKEELEFVAINDLDSPASLAHLFKYDSVHGTWQGTVKSTDKSIIIDGKEIAVTAQRDPASLPWKSLGADIVLECTGLFTEREAAAKHHAAGAKKIVISAPAKSPDLTIAYGINHEQYDPSKHHILSNASCTTNCLAPVAKVLHETFGIEQGLMTTVHSYTNDQRILDLAHKDLRRARAAALSMIPSSTGAAKAIGEVLPALKGKLNGMSVRVPTPNVSLVDLTVTLGKKASVEAINEAFKKASEGALKGILLYNDEQTVSVDYNGNPHSSIFDSTNTMMVGDNMAKVMAWYDNEWGFSNRMVDVAKFLVSKGL, encoded by the coding sequence ATGGCCACCAAGATTGCCATCAACGGTTTCGGTCGTATCGGTCGCTGCGTGCTGCGCGCGGCGCTGAGCCGCAAGGAAGAGCTCGAGTTCGTCGCCATCAACGATCTCGACTCGCCCGCCTCGCTCGCGCACCTCTTCAAGTACGACTCCGTGCACGGCACGTGGCAGGGCACCGTGAAGTCCACGGACAAGAGCATCATCATCGACGGCAAGGAGATCGCCGTCACCGCGCAGCGGGATCCCGCCTCCCTGCCCTGGAAGAGCCTGGGCGCGGACATCGTGCTCGAGTGCACGGGCCTGTTCACCGAGCGCGAGGCCGCCGCCAAGCACCACGCCGCGGGCGCCAAGAAGATCGTCATCTCCGCGCCGGCCAAGAGCCCGGACCTGACGATCGCCTACGGCATCAACCACGAGCAGTACGATCCCTCCAAGCACCACATCCTCTCCAACGCCTCGTGCACCACCAACTGCCTGGCGCCGGTGGCCAAGGTGCTCCACGAGACGTTCGGCATCGAGCAGGGTCTGATGACCACGGTGCACAGCTACACCAACGACCAGCGCATCCTGGACCTGGCGCACAAGGACCTGCGCCGCGCCCGCGCCGCCGCCCTGTCGATGATCCCCTCCTCCACGGGCGCCGCCAAGGCCATCGGTGAGGTGCTGCCCGCGCTCAAGGGCAAGCTCAATGGCATGTCGGTGCGCGTGCCCACGCCCAACGTGTCCCTGGTGGACCTGACCGTGACGCTCGGCAAGAAGGCCAGCGTCGAGGCCATCAACGAGGCCTTCAAGAAGGCTTCCGAGGGCGCGCTCAAGGGCATCCTGCTCTACAACGACGAGCAGACCGTGTCTGTCGACTACAACGGCAACCCGCACTCCTCCATCTTCGACTCCACCAACACCATGATGGTGGGCGACAACATGGCCAAGGTCATGGCCTGGTACGACAACGAGTGGGGCTTCTCCAACCGCATGGTGGACGTGGCCAAGTTCCTCGTCTCCAAGGGCCTGTAA